A genomic window from Sulfurimonas paralvinellae includes:
- a CDS encoding GNAT family N-acetyltransferase has translation MENKAIRWVYDCESIDYNELSNLYKITLLGDKKAEDLKVVFSNSLYKCFVYVEEKLIGVGRALADGVDCSYICDVAIHPRYQGQGIGKSIVGKLVEFSNGYNKIILYSYPGKEDFYRKLGFAKMNTAMAIFKNQEQAFEWQLLQKVI, from the coding sequence ATGGAAAATAAAGCAATACGATGGGTATATGATTGTGAGAGTATAGATTATAATGAACTCTCAAACCTATACAAAATAACTTTGCTTGGTGATAAAAAAGCAGAAGATTTAAAAGTAGTATTCTCAAATAGTTTGTATAAATGTTTTGTGTATGTAGAAGAGAAACTAATAGGTGTCGGAAGAGCTTTGGCAGATGGTGTAGATTGTTCCTATATTTGCGATGTTGCGATACATCCTAGGTATCAAGGACAAGGAATAGGCAAGAGTATAGTCGGTAAACTTGTTGAATTTTCTAACGGTTATAATAAAATAATTCTCTACTCATATCCAGGGAAAGAAGATTTCTATCGCAAGCTTGGATTTGCAAAAATGAATACTGCTATGGCTATCTTTAAAAATCAAGAACAGGCTTTTGAGTGGCAGCTTCTACAAAAGGTTATTTAG
- a CDS encoding TetR/AcrR family transcriptional regulator, whose product MGKEQMNQPTREKILDVVFELVYIHGYNGTSMSMILKECGIPKGSLYHHFKSKKDMVLAVIKERLLPRMDEFYSLDVRDDKDGIDTVIESILQVAQKENLLIYGCPLNRLNQEMSPRDKDFENAINIIYKNIKIKIKKVLNFSSIQQNIDKDSLSSYIITTVWGALSLSPSNSSQEQYLSSVQHLINYLQSLKN is encoded by the coding sequence ATGGGTAAAGAACAAATGAATCAACCAACCAGAGAAAAAATCCTTGATGTAGTCTTTGAACTTGTCTATATCCATGGGTATAACGGTACAAGTATGTCGATGATACTTAAAGAGTGCGGTATACCAAAAGGCTCACTTTATCATCATTTTAAATCAAAAAAAGATATGGTGCTAGCTGTTATAAAAGAGCGACTTTTACCTAGAATGGACGAGTTTTATTCGCTTGATGTAAGAGATGATAAAGATGGTATAGATACTGTAATAGAATCAATTTTACAAGTAGCACAAAAAGAGAACCTTTTAATATATGGATGTCCACTCAATCGACTGAATCAAGAGATGTCACCGAGAGATAAAGATTTTGAAAATGCAATCAACATTATCTATAAAAATATAAAAATAAAAATAAAAAAAGTTCTTAATTTCTCTTCAATACAACAAAATATAGATAAAGATTCTCTTTCTTCATATATCATAACGACAGTATGGGGTGCACTCTCTCTTAGTCCTTCAAATTCCTCTCAAGAGCAATATCTTAGCTCGGTACAACACCTTATAAATTATTTGCAATCACTTAAAAACTAA